One Megalobrama amblycephala isolate DHTTF-2021 linkage group LG15, ASM1881202v1, whole genome shotgun sequence genomic window, TGCTAACATGAGGACTGATTGTACCAGTGGGCTTTATAAACCCTTCAGTCCAAAGTCACAAACCCAGCTGGGAAGGCAGGAGCCAGCACTCCTTCACAATCAGGCTCCTCCAGCACACTCTCAGGGTCCAGACAGCAACAATGTGGCCCAATATGGTGTAAGTGAGCCAGCACACCAACACTTTGGCCCACAGATGGGTAGACCATTACAACTGTCAAATCACCAGCCTTACCCAAACCAGGGACCTCCATCACAGGGTAATAACCCTCATCAAAATCCTGCACACTATCCTGGTTATCACCAGCAAGGTGTTCCATACCAGTATCGCATGGCTACACAACATCCTCAGGGCCACCCCAGCATGCATCCTCAGTTCCAGCAGCATCAGCAGTTCTATCAGCACCACCGACATGGCAGACCTGGATTTTCACCTGAGGAGTGGCCTAGACCTCCATACCAGCCTCAACACCCAATGATGCCCAATTCTTTCCCATCACCATCCGTTGGAAGTTTTAATGGACGACACAAGGACAACAGCATGTCTCCACATGGCTCAGATGGATCTGGTGGGAGCTTAATGTCACCCAGTCCTTTACCCGATGGGTCTCATAGCAGTGCATTGGAGAATAGAGAGGATGGCAGCCCTGCCAAGCAAGCAAGAACTGAAGAACCTTCTGAACGCTCAGAGAGCCCAAAAGAGATCTTGGACCTGGACAGCCACAATGCTACAGCTCGACATCGTACTTCAGCTCAGCTGCACCCCAGTTTCCCATATGGGCCTCGTGGCATGCATCCCAGCATGCAGCAAAGTGGTGCTCATCCACCCCATATGATGGCAAGTGGGCCGTATTCTGGCCAGCAGTTTCCCAGTGCACATTTTGCACCACAGCATCCTCATCCACATTTGATGGAAGCTTTACAGAGGCCCCAGCACCTGCCTTTCTCTCCAGGTCAAACTCGAATGACTATGTACAGGCATCCAAATGTTGCAGGGCACTTCCAGGGAATGATGGTTCCTCAAAGAGCAGTGGTTGCAGAACAGTTACTTCGCACTGGGTAAGAGATCTCATTTACTTCTCAAATCTTATGACATAATTGATCTGGATCCAGAAGAATGATCtactaaggggccgttcacacagaacgcgtttttctattccaatgcgctactttcccattggttttctatgtaaacatagaaaaacaatgacggacgtgcatgaccgttacgctcgcgtctcgcgtcttttgcagcgcctagcacatgagcgccgcgtttttaagacgccgtgtcaagttaaaagaatttcaacttttgcaCGCAGCGGCACCCATCAATGTCAGTttcaaaacagtggaccaatcagaagaactcggaggcggggcaagcgttgcgagcttctgtttacagtagcaagttggcatgacaactgttttatatgacTGCAACATGGCGGAGTTGGTGCTCATTAtcatcttattttctttttttctttgtcaaaacttgtatctgtcaATTCTtgtttgcctatttctattatttccgttattgtcgttattgcCTCACGTCTCAAAAGCGCGTCTCGAGACCCTCGCATTCTACGCTgcgctttttttttaaaaccactccTGAGCGCCGCGTCttgcgtttttagacgcaaagacgcattctgtgtgaacggccccttacaCATTCATCAACATTTGTCTATATAATGTTTTCACATAAAATTTCCCTTAACTGTAGTAACACTTTTTCTTGTCTGATAGGCACCAAATGTTAGGTACGCCATCTCCCAATGGCCCAGGCAATAAACAAGGAGTATAagggaaaaaggaaaaaatagaTTTCTTTGGCAACCCGAGGAAAATGAACACCTTCTACAACACTGCTATGTCCTGGAATATACAAGGAAATGGAGACCACAAGACAAATTAGGGAGATTGATTGTGAATATTTGCTGGAAAAAGGCAAGTTATTGTACCAGTTGGAGCCCTGGTCCTACCCACTTAGGAAAGAGGTTTGCTCAATGACCATTGGACCAGTGAAGAGCGGTGAATCTTCAGTCCTGTTAATACTGTTTATACTCCAATGGAATGTCTTTGGACTCATTCTCTACAAAGGAACAACATCTCCAAGCTCCTTTACATGGGCTGTTTCTTAGGAAGTAAAGAAACTGAATTTCCTGCCAATGAGAAGAGCAAGATGCCATTTACCAGTTGGTGTTCCATTCAAATTAAACTCAGGTGTAGTAAAGAACGTACTGAGACTACTTTAGCTTTTTCCAAGCTCTATGGACAAACTATGTTGACTTGTTGAATGTTCTGTGAATGATTTTAGATGTAGTAATTCAACTCAAGGAATAAAAGATGGATCTTCTGCTCCACTGGGAAACACCACACCTGGAGTGTATTAACAATGTGGTGTTCATCTCAACTAAAGCATAGTATCCACTTTATTTCTGGTGATGTGCATTCTTTTTAATGCCACTTCAGTTTGAAGATTGTCTTTGATTTTCTTAGACTGGCAGAGAATTTGGCTGCTCTATTTGTTATGCACTAGGAATAGTCTTTCATACTGGAATGAGTGGCCTTGGACTTAAATTAGATGTGTGCTTCTTAGTATGGGACTAAATTCTAACTTTTCACTTAAGTTGTCTCTATCTCTGATGTGTTGTCTTGTTCCTTATGGATGTGTCCTGCTGGATTATGTGTGCACAGAATGAATCAGATTTCAGATACAGACACAGCTTTTGGGATTCCTTGAAGGCTGGTTTATTGTTTGTCACCTGATATCATTCATCACTGATCATCaatcttaaaatgtttttcGCATATTGGAATGTAAGTTGAATTTGTCACAAGAAATAACCAGTCACAATACTAACAATGCATTGGATGAGAGAGTATATATCAGCCTTTACACTGACTTGTAAAAGTACCCTTGTAGCTCCTTTTATCAAATGGGAGAAATGTCGATGTGCTCATATTTTACATGAATGCTTCCTCTTTTAATTCAATTTACTGAATATGTCCTCAGGGTGTAGTGGTTTTAATACGGGTATTGTCAAATTAATATTCAGTgaaaaaattacaatgaaatgTCACTGGAACTGTGATTGACTTCAATTCATCTGTGATCTTCGGTACAGACACAGGAACCAAACAAGCAGTACTTGTGGTTAATGTCATTTGTCACACTGTTCTTTGAATTAGtctaatattcattttaaatgcttttttttttaaatgggggAGTAgaatagttttattttcattgctCCTATTGTCCTGCACTAACTGAATTACTTTGAATATctgcttgttttttttatgtgtccTTGTGATCTGTCTGAATTACTATTTTATTCAGCTCGtcaacaaaacatcaaatagTAATGGCAATTTGTGAGAATATGGCAGCAAGAATATCTACCTCATAATGCCAGAATGTGGCACATTCTCTATTCCCGTCATAGATGCATGTAAAGATCTTTTTTGTCACTTGTTTGTACTCTGAAATACACTTTTTCATGATTGACGGCTTGATCCTTAAATCAACACTATAGCCTTAATATATCCACTCGCAAAACCGAATGGTCATTATTAATTTATCAGTGCCAAGTTTGAACATGATTAAAACATCTGCATTCCACTTTTTGAATGTTGGTGTTTACAACCATAAGTGAAATGAAGGCACGGTTAAAATTTTTGccctcattttattttatggaaTCCACACTTTAAAGTGGATAAGTGGTTGTGCACCTTGTACGAGGGATTTGACAGTGATTTTTGTGGTACACTGAGATCTTCTGTCCCAGAAACCTGTGATGGTGCATAATGTAGGGCGAGTATTTTTATGGACATGTGAActgtttatatgtattttatgaactagggatatatatatatgtatatatatatatatattatatatatatatgtatactaGCAGCTGTGAGTTGACATGGACGTTGTCCACTATTTTGTACCTGTCTTAGCTCATAAGTGAAGTTGTATCACTTTAGCAGTCTGTCAGAGGACTGTCCTACTCCACTGTTAATATGTAAAGGGATGATTTAGTTGTAATGAACTACAAGAATGTGTGAATTTTGCTGtgtacatatgtttttttttttttttttcattcacttaTTGGTGGGTATTGGGTAACAGATCTGTATCTCTTGAAATCCACCCTTCAACATCTCTGCTGCCATCTATTCTGTCTGTACTAGTTAAGTAACTAGCTGGTTAAATGTGAATCATATTTATTTGCTCTTATGTTTTGTaaaattttgtctttttaatataagtgttttcttttcatgtttgttttgaaaCGGTTCACTTTACCTCATTAGCGAAGATGGAATCCAAAACGACACCTGTAACTTTCATTATGTGAAGTTTACAAGTTCTTACCtgaataacaaattattttggAAATGGACCGAAGTATTTTCTATACTGTACATTTCTTAGAATAAATTACGTTTCATTAGATTTTGCTCTTTTCAAGTTGTCAATTTTCTGTGCATTTACTCTTATGAAAACGTGCATGGCACTAAAAGTATGTGGCATTATCTAAACCTTGGTACCTTTTTTGATAGTGGTAACTTAGTTAACATGCATGGTTTCACAGACCAGGCTTAAACCTAGTCCCatactaaaatgcatgtttgagctgtcttaactgaaagcaacttgcactgacagtAATAGGtttaaggcatgtttataaaagctacttaaatatccaaCTATGGGCTACTCCTAgtttaatctaagccctgtctgtgacaCCTGGCCATAATGTAATAATGACTTGGTTATAAGCTtgattacaatttttaattactcgttaaagggttagttcacccaaaaatgaaaataatgccattaattactcaccctcatgtcattctacacccctaagaccttcgttcatcttcggaacacaaattaagatatttttgatgaaatccaatggtacttcctctctcaagatccataaaggtactaaaaacatatttaaatcagttcatgtgagtacattgATTCTACcttattataaagcgacgagtattttttgtgtgccaaaaaaaaaaaaaaaacgactttttaacaatatctagtgatgggccgatttcataacactgcttcttgaagcttcggagctttacgaatcaaatcagtggattggagcgccaaagtcacgtgatttcagcagtttggcgttTGATACGCGacccgaatcactgattcgactcaaaagattcataatgctctgaagcagtgttttgaaatcggccattactagatattgttaaaaagtcgcttttttttttttttggtgcacaaaagatattctcatcgctttataatattaaggtagaaccactgaactcacctgaactgatttaaatatgtttttagtacatttatggatcttgaaagaggaagtaccattgctgtctatgcaggcctcgctgaggcatcggatttcatcaaaaatatcttaatttatgttccgaagatgaacgaaggtcttaggggtgtagaacgacatgagggtgagtaattaatgacattattttcatttttgggtgaactaaccctttaactgacaATGTTATCAAGATAGTGTTTTTAGCCtaccttgtgtgtgtgtgcatacataggcatatatatatatatatatatatatatatatatatatatatatatatatatatatatatacacacacacacacacaaagaatattatatatatggaCAGAGACGAAATATTCGTGTGCTAGTGAACTCACAGGAAGTCTCAAAGATTTCATTCAGGGTTCAAAACGTCTGAGTAAACTCACTGGAGATGATAATAGTGAAAGATATCACGTTCATATTCATCACCCGTCTCTTTATGGACATTAAACTTTGGAAAACAAGACCAAAATTCAGTTAAATATATTAGCCATATTTTGAATACGCTGACAAATATTTGTCCTCTCGGGTCTTTCGTCCACGCGCAGTGGCACACGGCAGAGCCAATGATCTTCAAGCAAAAACACCACGTCACTTTCTGTTGTGGAAGCCTGCTGAAGTCGACCAAGATCGgtttaaaaacaataacttgCCGGCGTCCCTGTAGAGATACATTATATTCAATCGCCAGGTAAGACATTTTTTAATGCGCTGTGTTTCGGAATGCCTTTATTTTTCTGTAAGTTTATTTGGGAATAACCGTTACTGTTGcagttttaatgtgtttttggcgAAAACCTCTTTACATGATAATTAACGTTAAAAGCTGAAATTCGACAGACGTTTATAAACTAACGTTAGCTATATCAGCATTGAATTATGAAGAAAACAGCTATACAACTTAATCATGACTGATAATAGGTAAAGTGCTGCTCCACAGACTGTTGTGTGTCATGTGGGTTGTTTGGGTCTGTAACAGATGGTCACGTTGTTTTAGAAGGATTGATAGATTTAATTTATATGTCATATGTCATTATATTTTGCTTATAGAAGTAAACAGTTGCAAACAGCTGACAGCTGATTTTCCACCGGTTTAAGGGAACAGCTGTGGTTGATGGTTGAAACTGGTCTCAAagtaacagaaaaaaagaagtgaAGCTGAGGGCAAAACCCCTTTTCTTTATAACTGCAGACCTCACAGGTAACGGCAGTCTCACTCCTGCTAGTACATTCAGTCTAAACCAATAAAATGAAACAGTATTTTCCcccttaaaatataaaaaataaaaacatgtttaattgAAGGTACATTCacatgaaattatgacatattaaTGAATTCATAATAAAAAGTGGACCCCTTCTGGCGGCCGCCATGTTAAGATCACATTACTAGCCAGATACTAATCACTTCATTTTTAtcataaatgaatacattttactcttataaaatattaatcatGGGTGAGACAAATGCATGTTTCTactcactttattttttttttcattataatttaataaattggAATCATAATCAATCATGGTTGAAATTGATACAGTAATGGAAAACATTTACTTTTGCGTGGCACTGCATCATCTGGCAATATTAAATATCAGTATTATCAGCCATTTAAGCACAAACAAAAAATCCTGTAGtgcacatttaaaggtgcaatacgtaagatttttgcagtaaaatatccaaaaaccactaggccagtgttatatattttgttcacttgagtacttaaaatatcccaaatgtttccaactatttgtaaatcttgagaaaattgcaattttaaccaaggctccgggacgtgtgaggagtcgcgtGTCAACTGCGTCATACCTGCGTTATCCTCGGTTTCCGTTTTTATATGTAGAAaacatggaaacaccaaagacgctttaatatattacatgttttaatagacaagggaacaactgttttgatatatttatagacagaaaacaaatcattgttatatatctcaacacgtttagtcttattgtttaaatcaaattttcttgattttttgcaagTAGCTTttccatgcctcagagaaaaacactattttgtgaagtagctaacaaagcataatcagatgcagctttatttttagtaacagaaatacagcattttctccatcatacaatacgttttaaaatgaactgcatgccatttatcaacacaagccatccagcatttaatattatattctaaaatcgatctatcttactgcagtgtgcaacagtgtctcacagcagccgccgagcgaacgcacagagtaacgttataacatcattttcaacactctcaaatgtatctaatatgataaacagagctgtgttacctcatactcatgaccggaaaagcggcgccggcgactgtggcataataaaagttctgctgaggcgtgtgttgcgcaatcgctcctcgttcagctcccacaacactcggtccctgctctgcttcatactacagtaacgttaataatcgcgtccatgaacatgatttcttccagagtcctatccctattcttttgcaccgtccattgagatggagaccacatgtctcaagattccacactcaaacttggcgtcatcaagctacgcctttgttttgaataggcctctagcgacctctagaggacagaattcttacatactgcacctttaagttattgACGATCCACTTGTTTATTCCTTTTCACCATTAGCACAGAGATCAGTGGTTGAATTACATCACAGCCATGCACACACTGACACTAAGGGACCTGATGTGGATATGGATGCTGTGTCTGTGGTGTGCATCATGTAACTGTGGACCAGATCCCAGGAAGCGGGAGGCTCTGATAAGGCTGGAGGCATCTAGACGGACTGGAGGCAACATAACATTggatgagagagagaaactgCTTGACTCAAAGCTTCAGAAAATGAAGCAGCATGATATGGAAACAGGACCGTTCCCACCGTCTATGCATTTCTTCAAGGCGAAGCGCTTCATCGATCAAAGTCCTGTTTTTAGTTTGATTCAAAGGATGCCCAAAGGTGCAGTAATCTAATGATGCAGAGATATTGTGTAGTTTGTGATTTGAATGTATAATAATCTGATAaacaaatcatatatatatatatatatatatatatatatatatatatatacatatatacactacagttaaaattttGGAGTCACTaagatgttttttgaaagaaattaatactttcagcaaggatcaaaagtgacagtaaagtcatttataatgttacaaagatttctatttcaaataatgctgttcttttgtatTATTCATCTAAGAATATTgaggttttttttacagtttccacaaaacatttcagcagcacatcattaataataataataataaatgtttcttgagcatcaaatcagcatattataatgatttctgaaggatcatgtgacactgaagactggagtaatgatgacaaacattcagctttgccatcaaataaaaaatattacattttaaaattattaaaatataaaaccattaaatcaattctaataatatttcacaatattactgcagCCTTTtggcttcttttaaaaacattaagaaCTTTTTAATGGTAGTAAATGGTATATAAATATAGGCTCCACATAGACTTAAGTATTTATCCGATTTATCATTTGTCCAGGTGCGGCCCTTCATGTTCATGACTTTGCTATGGTAGATGTGGATTGGCTAGTGAAGAACGTGACCTACAGGGAGAACTGCTACGTGTGCTTCACAGATGTGCAAACCGTGCAGTTTATCTTCTCTTCTGGAAAGCCTGCATCTCGTCCACACTGCTCCTCATGGACCCTGCTCAGATCCCTCAGGGAGAAGATTAAAAACAGCACCGATTTGGACAACAGGTAGAGCCTGAGAAAACTGCAGTGAATCTGAGGCTGTAGTTGAGGGATGTTTGTCTCAAATTTTCATTTGCTTCCACAGTTTCATTCGAAATCTCACACTCTTCACTGAGGACCCAGACCGAGACTATCCTAGCCAAGATATTGTGTGGAAGAGATTTGAGCAGGCGTTCTTGGTGGCCTACGGTCTGGTCACCTATGCACCTGTGTTCAAAGACTACCTCTATGAAGGTCTCAGACAGTTTTATGAGGACAACATCATGTTTGTGGAAATCAGGGCACTTCTGCCAGCGGTATGAATAAATTTACCCTTAAAAACGATACAAAATCCATTTAAAAtgatggaagcttgtttccgccacagaataaaacaaacgtaattgtgacattttatctcacaattctgaatttttctcttaattgcaagtttatatctcaaaaatgtgacttttttttttccctcaaaattgcacatttatatctcacaattgcaaactCATAAAtgcaagtttacatcttgcacgaagcttgtttccgccagtGAATTAAAAAGGATTattgcaactttttttctcacagttgtgtttatatatcacaattctgacttttttctcagaattgcaggtttatatttcacaattctgactttatatctcgcaattcttactttatatctcgcaattctgactttatatctcgcaattctgactttacatctcgcaattctgactttataactcgcaattctgactttacatctcgcaattctgactttacatctcgcaattctgactttacatctcgcaattctgactttatatctcgcaattcttactttataactcgcaattctgactttatatctcgcaattctgactttacaactcgcaattcttactttacatctcgcaattctgactttacaactcgcaattctgactttacatctcgcaattctgactttatatctcgcaattcttactttatatctcgcaattcttactttataactcgcaattctgactttatatctcgcaattctgactttatatctcgcaattctgactttacaactcgcaattcttactttacatctcgcaattctgactttacaactcgcaattcttactttacatctcgcaattctgactttacatctcgcaattcttactttacatctcgcaattctgactttacat contains:
- the ada2a gene encoding adenosine deaminase 2-A isoform X1 encodes the protein MIFKQKHHVTFCCGSLLKSTKIGLKTITCRRPCRDTLYSIARDQWLNYITAMHTLTLRDLMWIWMLCLWCASCNCGPDPRKREALIRLEASRRTGGNITLDEREKLLDSKLQKMKQHDMETGPFPPSMHFFKAKRFIDQSPVFSLIQRMPKGAALHVHDFAMVDVDWLVKNVTYRENCYVCFTDVQTVQFIFSSGKPASRPHCSSWTLLRSLREKIKNSTDLDNSFIRNLTLFTEDPDRDYPSQDIVWKRFEQAFLVAYGLVTYAPVFKDYLYEGLRQFYEDNIMFVEIRALLPATYELDGRLNDKDWSMRACQEVVRRFTAHYPDFLGARVIFTVHRGINATEAVKAVEEAMTLQRNFPDIMAGFDFVGQEDLGRPLWYFKDALSLPEDRGVNLPYFFHAGETDSQGTDVDQNLMDALLFNTTRIGHGFALARHPVVKEMSKKMGVPIEICPISNQVLKLVSDLRDHPATVLMAEGHPVVISSDDPALFGATGLSHDFYEAFMGFGGMSFNLGTLKELVINSLRYSSLPSQRKKKAIEVLLVKWDKFVLESLL